Proteins from one Mixophyes fleayi isolate aMixFle1 chromosome 9, aMixFle1.hap1, whole genome shotgun sequence genomic window:
- the RXRB gene encoding retinoic acid receptor RXR-beta isoform X3: protein MGDSRGKFCHSPDTSSLSPPLGRPLSDTPPPPGAPLHPSMIGSAMTSSVNSPLGSLGSPFPVINCSVGSPGIPGTPSIGYGPVSSPQINSTVNLSGLHPVSSSEDVKPPLGMRVMPGHPNGGGMSGKRLCAICGDRSSGKHYGVYSCEGCKGFFKRTIRKDLTYTCRDNKDCIVDKRQRNRCQYCRYQKCLATGMKREAVQEERQRGRERDGEAELSGAINEDMPVEKILEAELAVEQKSDQSLEGGGSPSDPVTNICQAADKQLFTLVEWAKRIPHFSELLLDDQVILLRAGWNELLIASFSHRSISVKDGILLATGLHVHRNSAHSAGVGAIFDRVLTELVSKMRDMRMDKTELGCLRAIILFNPDAKGLSNPGDVEVLREKVYASLESYCKQKYPDQQGRFAKLLLRLPALRSIGLKCLEHLFFFKLIGDTPIDTFLMEMLEAPHQLS, encoded by the exons ATGGGGGACAGCAGGGGTAAGT TTTGCCACAGCCCGGACACCTCATCGCTCAGCCCGCCTCTAGGACGCCCCCTTAGCGACACCCCTCCTCCGCCTGGTGCCCCCCTGCACCCCTCCATGATTGGATCTGCCATGACCTCCTCGGTTAACTCCCCGCTTGGGAGCCTTGGCTCCCCCTTTCCGGTCATTAACTGTTCTGTGGGATCCCCCGGAATTCCAGGCACCCCGTCTATAGGGTATGGACCTGTCAGCAGCCCACAG ATAAATTCCACGGTCAATCTTTCCGGCCTGCATCCTGTCAGCTCCTCTGAAGATGTAAAGCCTCCGCTCGGGATGAGAGTCATGCCTGGACATCCCAATGGAGGAGGAATGAGTGGGAAGAGGCTGTGTGCCATCTGTGGAGACCGCTCCTCCG GGAAGCACTATGGTGTGTACAGCTGCGAGGGGTGTAAAGGTTTCTTCAAACGCACTATCCGCAAGGACCTGACCTACACCTGCAGAGACAACAAGGACTGTATTGTGGACAAGAGACAGAGGAACCGTTGCCAGTACTGCAGATATCAGAAGTGCCTGGCGACCGGCATGAAGAGGGAGG CGGTGCAAGAGGAGCGTCAGCGAGGGCGGGAACGTGACGGAGAGGCTGAGCTGAGTGGGGCAATAAATGAGGATATGCCCGTGGAGAAAATACTGGAGGCGGAACTGGCAGTGGAACAGAAGAGTGACCAGAGCCTCGAAGGAGGGGGATCT CCCAGTGATCCAGTCACCAACATCTGCCAAGCTGCTGATAAACAACTTTTTACTCTTGTGGAATGGGCTAAGAGGATCCCCCATTTCTCTGAGCTGCTACTGGACGACCAGGTCATTCTGCTCAGAGCCG GATGGAATGAGCTCCTTATAGCTTCTTTCTCCCACCGCTCGATATCTGTGAAAGATGGCATCCTGCTGGCCACTGGACTCCATGTCCACCGCAACAGCGCTCACAGTGCTGGAGTAGGGGCCATATTCGACAG AGTTCTTACTGAGCTTGTGTCTAAGATGAGAGATATGCGCATGGATAAGACTGAACTAGGCTGTCTGCGAGCAATCATATTGTTTAACCCAG ATGCCAAAGGACTGTCTAACCCAGGTGATGTGGAGGTTCTGAGGGAGAAGGTCTATGCATCATTGGAATCCTACTGCAAACAGAAGTATCCAGATCAGCAGGGGAG GTTTGCTAAGTTGCTCCTCCGCCTCCCTGCCCTGCGCTCCATCGGTCTGAAATGTCTGGAACACCTCTTCTTTTTCAAACTCATCGGAGATACTCCCATAGACACCTTTTTGATGGAGATGCTCGAGGCTCCCCACCAGCTGTCTTGA
- the RXRB gene encoding retinoic acid receptor RXR-beta isoform X1 produces MGDSRGKFCHSPDTSSLSPPLGRPLSDTPPPPGAPLHPSMIGSAMTSSVNSPLGSLGSPFPVINCSVGSPGIPGTPSIGYGPVSSPQINSTVNLSGLHPVSSSEDVKPPLGMRVMPGHPNGGGMSGKRLCAICGDRSSGKHYGVYSCEGCKGFFKRTIRKDLTYTCRDNKDCIVDKRQRNRCQYCRYQKCLATGMKREGGLLMHLSTSHPSAVQEERQRGRERDGEAELSGAINEDMPVEKILEAELAVEQKSDQSLEGGGSPSDPVTNICQAADKQLFTLVEWAKRIPHFSELLLDDQVILLRAGWNELLIASFSHRSISVKDGILLATGLHVHRNSAHSAGVGAIFDRVLTELVSKMRDMRMDKTELGCLRAIILFNPDAKGLSNPGDVEVLREKVYASLESYCKQKYPDQQGRFAKLLLRLPALRSIGLKCLEHLFFFKLIGDTPIDTFLMEMLEAPHQLS; encoded by the exons ATGGGGGACAGCAGGGGTAAGT TTTGCCACAGCCCGGACACCTCATCGCTCAGCCCGCCTCTAGGACGCCCCCTTAGCGACACCCCTCCTCCGCCTGGTGCCCCCCTGCACCCCTCCATGATTGGATCTGCCATGACCTCCTCGGTTAACTCCCCGCTTGGGAGCCTTGGCTCCCCCTTTCCGGTCATTAACTGTTCTGTGGGATCCCCCGGAATTCCAGGCACCCCGTCTATAGGGTATGGACCTGTCAGCAGCCCACAG ATAAATTCCACGGTCAATCTTTCCGGCCTGCATCCTGTCAGCTCCTCTGAAGATGTAAAGCCTCCGCTCGGGATGAGAGTCATGCCTGGACATCCCAATGGAGGAGGAATGAGTGGGAAGAGGCTGTGTGCCATCTGTGGAGACCGCTCCTCCG GGAAGCACTATGGTGTGTACAGCTGCGAGGGGTGTAAAGGTTTCTTCAAACGCACTATCCGCAAGGACCTGACCTACACCTGCAGAGACAACAAGGACTGTATTGTGGACAAGAGACAGAGGAACCGTTGCCAGTACTGCAGATATCAGAAGTGCCTGGCGACCGGCATGAAGAGGGAGG GTGGCCTCTTAATGCATCTCTCTACTTCCCACCCATCAGCGGTGCAAGAGGAGCGTCAGCGAGGGCGGGAACGTGACGGAGAGGCTGAGCTGAGTGGGGCAATAAATGAGGATATGCCCGTGGAGAAAATACTGGAGGCGGAACTGGCAGTGGAACAGAAGAGTGACCAGAGCCTCGAAGGAGGGGGATCT CCCAGTGATCCAGTCACCAACATCTGCCAAGCTGCTGATAAACAACTTTTTACTCTTGTGGAATGGGCTAAGAGGATCCCCCATTTCTCTGAGCTGCTACTGGACGACCAGGTCATTCTGCTCAGAGCCG GATGGAATGAGCTCCTTATAGCTTCTTTCTCCCACCGCTCGATATCTGTGAAAGATGGCATCCTGCTGGCCACTGGACTCCATGTCCACCGCAACAGCGCTCACAGTGCTGGAGTAGGGGCCATATTCGACAG AGTTCTTACTGAGCTTGTGTCTAAGATGAGAGATATGCGCATGGATAAGACTGAACTAGGCTGTCTGCGAGCAATCATATTGTTTAACCCAG ATGCCAAAGGACTGTCTAACCCAGGTGATGTGGAGGTTCTGAGGGAGAAGGTCTATGCATCATTGGAATCCTACTGCAAACAGAAGTATCCAGATCAGCAGGGGAG GTTTGCTAAGTTGCTCCTCCGCCTCCCTGCCCTGCGCTCCATCGGTCTGAAATGTCTGGAACACCTCTTCTTTTTCAAACTCATCGGAGATACTCCCATAGACACCTTTTTGATGGAGATGCTCGAGGCTCCCCACCAGCTGTCTTGA
- the RXRB gene encoding retinoic acid receptor RXR-beta isoform X2, with protein sequence MGDSRVCHSPDTSSLSPPLGRPLSDTPPPPGAPLHPSMIGSAMTSSVNSPLGSLGSPFPVINCSVGSPGIPGTPSIGYGPVSSPQINSTVNLSGLHPVSSSEDVKPPLGMRVMPGHPNGGGMSGKRLCAICGDRSSGKHYGVYSCEGCKGFFKRTIRKDLTYTCRDNKDCIVDKRQRNRCQYCRYQKCLATGMKREGGLLMHLSTSHPSAVQEERQRGRERDGEAELSGAINEDMPVEKILEAELAVEQKSDQSLEGGGSPSDPVTNICQAADKQLFTLVEWAKRIPHFSELLLDDQVILLRAGWNELLIASFSHRSISVKDGILLATGLHVHRNSAHSAGVGAIFDRVLTELVSKMRDMRMDKTELGCLRAIILFNPDAKGLSNPGDVEVLREKVYASLESYCKQKYPDQQGRFAKLLLRLPALRSIGLKCLEHLFFFKLIGDTPIDTFLMEMLEAPHQLS encoded by the exons ATGGGGGACAGCAGGG TTTGCCACAGCCCGGACACCTCATCGCTCAGCCCGCCTCTAGGACGCCCCCTTAGCGACACCCCTCCTCCGCCTGGTGCCCCCCTGCACCCCTCCATGATTGGATCTGCCATGACCTCCTCGGTTAACTCCCCGCTTGGGAGCCTTGGCTCCCCCTTTCCGGTCATTAACTGTTCTGTGGGATCCCCCGGAATTCCAGGCACCCCGTCTATAGGGTATGGACCTGTCAGCAGCCCACAG ATAAATTCCACGGTCAATCTTTCCGGCCTGCATCCTGTCAGCTCCTCTGAAGATGTAAAGCCTCCGCTCGGGATGAGAGTCATGCCTGGACATCCCAATGGAGGAGGAATGAGTGGGAAGAGGCTGTGTGCCATCTGTGGAGACCGCTCCTCCG GGAAGCACTATGGTGTGTACAGCTGCGAGGGGTGTAAAGGTTTCTTCAAACGCACTATCCGCAAGGACCTGACCTACACCTGCAGAGACAACAAGGACTGTATTGTGGACAAGAGACAGAGGAACCGTTGCCAGTACTGCAGATATCAGAAGTGCCTGGCGACCGGCATGAAGAGGGAGG GTGGCCTCTTAATGCATCTCTCTACTTCCCACCCATCAGCGGTGCAAGAGGAGCGTCAGCGAGGGCGGGAACGTGACGGAGAGGCTGAGCTGAGTGGGGCAATAAATGAGGATATGCCCGTGGAGAAAATACTGGAGGCGGAACTGGCAGTGGAACAGAAGAGTGACCAGAGCCTCGAAGGAGGGGGATCT CCCAGTGATCCAGTCACCAACATCTGCCAAGCTGCTGATAAACAACTTTTTACTCTTGTGGAATGGGCTAAGAGGATCCCCCATTTCTCTGAGCTGCTACTGGACGACCAGGTCATTCTGCTCAGAGCCG GATGGAATGAGCTCCTTATAGCTTCTTTCTCCCACCGCTCGATATCTGTGAAAGATGGCATCCTGCTGGCCACTGGACTCCATGTCCACCGCAACAGCGCTCACAGTGCTGGAGTAGGGGCCATATTCGACAG AGTTCTTACTGAGCTTGTGTCTAAGATGAGAGATATGCGCATGGATAAGACTGAACTAGGCTGTCTGCGAGCAATCATATTGTTTAACCCAG ATGCCAAAGGACTGTCTAACCCAGGTGATGTGGAGGTTCTGAGGGAGAAGGTCTATGCATCATTGGAATCCTACTGCAAACAGAAGTATCCAGATCAGCAGGGGAG GTTTGCTAAGTTGCTCCTCCGCCTCCCTGCCCTGCGCTCCATCGGTCTGAAATGTCTGGAACACCTCTTCTTTTTCAAACTCATCGGAGATACTCCCATAGACACCTTTTTGATGGAGATGCTCGAGGCTCCCCACCAGCTGTCTTGA
- the RXRB gene encoding retinoic acid receptor RXR-beta isoform X4, translating to MGDSRVCHSPDTSSLSPPLGRPLSDTPPPPGAPLHPSMIGSAMTSSVNSPLGSLGSPFPVINCSVGSPGIPGTPSIGYGPVSSPQINSTVNLSGLHPVSSSEDVKPPLGMRVMPGHPNGGGMSGKRLCAICGDRSSGKHYGVYSCEGCKGFFKRTIRKDLTYTCRDNKDCIVDKRQRNRCQYCRYQKCLATGMKREAVQEERQRGRERDGEAELSGAINEDMPVEKILEAELAVEQKSDQSLEGGGSPSDPVTNICQAADKQLFTLVEWAKRIPHFSELLLDDQVILLRAGWNELLIASFSHRSISVKDGILLATGLHVHRNSAHSAGVGAIFDRVLTELVSKMRDMRMDKTELGCLRAIILFNPDAKGLSNPGDVEVLREKVYASLESYCKQKYPDQQGRFAKLLLRLPALRSIGLKCLEHLFFFKLIGDTPIDTFLMEMLEAPHQLS from the exons ATGGGGGACAGCAGGG TTTGCCACAGCCCGGACACCTCATCGCTCAGCCCGCCTCTAGGACGCCCCCTTAGCGACACCCCTCCTCCGCCTGGTGCCCCCCTGCACCCCTCCATGATTGGATCTGCCATGACCTCCTCGGTTAACTCCCCGCTTGGGAGCCTTGGCTCCCCCTTTCCGGTCATTAACTGTTCTGTGGGATCCCCCGGAATTCCAGGCACCCCGTCTATAGGGTATGGACCTGTCAGCAGCCCACAG ATAAATTCCACGGTCAATCTTTCCGGCCTGCATCCTGTCAGCTCCTCTGAAGATGTAAAGCCTCCGCTCGGGATGAGAGTCATGCCTGGACATCCCAATGGAGGAGGAATGAGTGGGAAGAGGCTGTGTGCCATCTGTGGAGACCGCTCCTCCG GGAAGCACTATGGTGTGTACAGCTGCGAGGGGTGTAAAGGTTTCTTCAAACGCACTATCCGCAAGGACCTGACCTACACCTGCAGAGACAACAAGGACTGTATTGTGGACAAGAGACAGAGGAACCGTTGCCAGTACTGCAGATATCAGAAGTGCCTGGCGACCGGCATGAAGAGGGAGG CGGTGCAAGAGGAGCGTCAGCGAGGGCGGGAACGTGACGGAGAGGCTGAGCTGAGTGGGGCAATAAATGAGGATATGCCCGTGGAGAAAATACTGGAGGCGGAACTGGCAGTGGAACAGAAGAGTGACCAGAGCCTCGAAGGAGGGGGATCT CCCAGTGATCCAGTCACCAACATCTGCCAAGCTGCTGATAAACAACTTTTTACTCTTGTGGAATGGGCTAAGAGGATCCCCCATTTCTCTGAGCTGCTACTGGACGACCAGGTCATTCTGCTCAGAGCCG GATGGAATGAGCTCCTTATAGCTTCTTTCTCCCACCGCTCGATATCTGTGAAAGATGGCATCCTGCTGGCCACTGGACTCCATGTCCACCGCAACAGCGCTCACAGTGCTGGAGTAGGGGCCATATTCGACAG AGTTCTTACTGAGCTTGTGTCTAAGATGAGAGATATGCGCATGGATAAGACTGAACTAGGCTGTCTGCGAGCAATCATATTGTTTAACCCAG ATGCCAAAGGACTGTCTAACCCAGGTGATGTGGAGGTTCTGAGGGAGAAGGTCTATGCATCATTGGAATCCTACTGCAAACAGAAGTATCCAGATCAGCAGGGGAG GTTTGCTAAGTTGCTCCTCCGCCTCCCTGCCCTGCGCTCCATCGGTCTGAAATGTCTGGAACACCTCTTCTTTTTCAAACTCATCGGAGATACTCCCATAGACACCTTTTTGATGGAGATGCTCGAGGCTCCCCACCAGCTGTCTTGA